The Gadus macrocephalus chromosome 9, ASM3116895v1 genomic interval CTCGAATATAAAtcttgttcaaataaaatgcagCAAATATCTGAGCACGTGACTGCACAGTTACATTacttgtaaaatgtaaaaacaaactTGCAATCAGAGTGtataaaacaaaatggaaagaTTTATTCGCCCGCCTGGCCCTGTCCCTCCAAAGACAGTTCCAAGAGGAACTGTGGCACAGACACCAAAGGCGATTCAGTATGGATTTACAAGTGTGATGGAATGCTACGAAGAGAAGCCGAAATGTCTGCTATGTAGTAAGGTCCTGTCTGCCGAGAGTATGAAGccaaacaaactcaaaagaCACTTTGAGACACCCCACAAAGAGCATGTCGGCAAACCAAGagcttttttcgaaaataaatttGCTGACCGAACAAACAGCAAGTGTAGTATTTCAAAAAGGCTGTGACTGCTAGTGAACGGGCCCTGAAAGCATCTCTTGAGGTGAGCTATCTCATTGCTAGGAATATGAAGCCACATAGCATTGCTGAGACTTTAATATTGCCAGCTGGCATCGATATGGTGAAAACATATGGAAGAagctaaaaaaataactaaatcgCGCCCATCGCAGACATACTGCACCAGGTCGTAACCATAGTGAATTACATCAAGCCACATCCGCTGCGCGCACCTCTGTTTGCAAAACTGTGCGCCGACAAGGGCTCTGAATATGAAAACTTACTATTTCACACAGAGGCACGGTGGTTGTCGAGAGGTTACCAGCAGAAAATGTGGCTCCTTGCATATTCTGTATACCGGACATCTTTGGAAAATTGTCAATTTGTGCACTTATCCTGGCTACTCTGTACTTGTTCAcagtataacaaaacaaaaaattctagaaaaaaaaatctctctGGGGTCGCCAGAACTTTTGGACGTCAAAATAGGGTCGCAGcccaaaaaaggttgggaaccactgctatAGGGGGTGGCCTGGCCCCCCCTCCATTTTGCTGAGTTTGTCCGGCATCTCCAGGTCCCTTTTCACATTATTTAGAAGTCGCAATTGGACAGATGTACACATGCCTATGCATCGACAAGTAGTTGGCATATACTAATCGACCTAAGTGGGCCACGGCCTCATAGGATCATGGATAAACATGTTATGAAAAGGTGCTCGTGTGGTAACCTCTACCTAATCCTGTGGTCTCAAGGTCAAAGAAGACCATCGTTTTACCCCCAGACGTCTGCAGGGGGCGAGAAAGAGGGCATTGGTCGCAGGTTATTACAGCCGGGTGGAGTAGGAACTTATTCTAAATCATGGATGGAAATTATTTAGCAAAGTTAGGAAATCTTAAAAAGTCTGTAAACAATTTAAGTTCTAAACTCAATAGGCCCTATATATTATTTGGAGCATGAAAACTTAGCTTTTGTATTATATTTAACATAAACAACACTTGGATAGGATAGGTGGATAGGTCTACATTACCTTGATGGACTGCATATCGAAAATAGGCAGGGATCCCGTGAAGCTGTTTCGGAATAAAACTCTTAACGGAGGGCCGATCTTTTTCTAATGAAGGGATAGCTAGACTTTCATTTTTGTTCAACAGAAACCAAACGTGGATTTCTCGCAGTGTAGCGGATGCGTTCctgcgtgtgcgcgcacacatgACTCTGGTCGGAGCAGGTAGACGTTTCTCAACTGTTCGTTTGCATAGGCCGTCAGGGTCATTGTATTCATGAGCATGACGTAAGAGAATACAAGTAAACAGTTCGTTTTTGGAATTTAGCATCTCAATTAAACGAAAAAATGCTAATATTCTACGTATAATTGAAAGTATTGGTAGACACCGATTGTGCTGCGTCATGACGCGGCACAAGAGGCTGGGGACCCTGGTGACATGTTGGACCGAAATCACCCAAAACCACCGATGTCGATCTCCATTCAGCTGCCTTTCAGCTGCTCGCAGAATCTGTTCTCTCAGGAGTTATTTTTTGTTTAACCATAacgatataataaaataaattaatgttTTCTGTTTGTAAGGGACATTACGAATTTAGATTAGACCGAAGAAGCAATATTTATTTCCATGAACAAGTTATAgtgccggtgttgtgtcgagatctgtttccccgtcgagatgtgtttcccctagtcccagataatgactgtcaggatgcgtttcccctgttctaaatggtcaaattgaatgatatcagcctgaaaatcacagcacttatctgttgtggggaaataagtcagcagtatgaatttgaaagatgtgtgagcctcctttcctatggaacagagggggaacagtatctgacagtaatattccaagctgtcaggatgcgttccccctgttctaaatggtcaaattgaatgacatcagcctgaaaatcacagcacttatctcttgtggggaaataagtcagcagtatgaatttgaaagatgtgtgagcctcctttcctatggaacagagggccttttcgggtaatttcggacgggggcggggactaggggaaacacatctcgacggggaaacagatctcgacacaacaccggttTGACCCAATCCTTAAAGTCAGATAGAGTCGTCAAAGCAAATATTTTTGGACTCAGCCAACATGTATTGAAAATGTAACTGCGCACTAAAGGAGttagaaggggagagagagattagggGGAGGTAGCTAGTGAGGTGAGGTGTAGGCCTATTGTGGACAGGTCGATGCGCTAGAGACAGTGTTACACTAGTAATGTGACAATATGTGGCGGCCGTTGGCTCAAGAGTGACTGGAAGTTTGTATAACTAATAGataagcagcgtgtgtgtgtcagtgaaaataaaacaaaattgaATGAGCCAGTGAACCAATGGTTTTAAACGGAATTCAAACattatgtgattttttttttatcggctTTTCAAAGACACCGGCTTATTTTCAACTTTCATGATTCCGGTGCAATAATTTATGAACTACTTCCATGCCCTTGAAAACGGCTTCAAGGACCAGGTAGCACTCTCATTGTATCAAATctcagggggaagagagaggaggatacgGTGACGAACACTAAACGCTTGTGCAACTCTATGGCTGTGCTCCGTGGCAGGCCCATATGcaaatgcattcacacacacacaaacaaaacctgtGCTGGCCATAATTATAGTGGTACTACTAGGCTATCATCTATTATTTAATTCGCACAAGCGAATGAAACACTCCCGTGTCACACGTTGATGTAAATGAACGTAGAAACCAAGAACAACCACAAGAAGTGTATCagtgccccctagtggacaacaCAAGACTTTATAACAGACTGGGTTTTCTGTTTTCTCTCTATGAATGAATAGATCATAACAGAATCCATGCCACAGACGTGCATGCAGTCTGGTACCTGACCACGCAAGCAGTACCCGGGCTGCCCAGCGTCATCAACCATGACCACGGCTCCACCAGtgactcaggtgtgtgtgtgtgtgggtgtgggtgtgggtgtgggtgtgagagATTCTGGGTGTGACTCGGTGTGTCTATTTGTTTGCACCAAGCAGCATTCACAGCATCAACAATTTGCCTTTGGAAGGCAGGGCTGAAAGAGGCTATTTGAATAGATAAATGCAAATATGAAATGAATAATGATGGCCAGCACaggttttctttgtgtgtgtgtgtgtgtgtgtgaatgcatttgCATAAGGGCCTGCCACAGAGCACAGCCATAGAATTGCACAAGTGTTTAGTGTTCGTCAccacatcctcctctctcctccccctcgctctctctctaactccccccctcccccagactcTGACAGCGGGATAACTCACAGCCACATGGGCTTCCTGGTGTCCAAGATGTACACGGTGTCGGAGGACGGCTACGGCTGTCTGTCGGGCTTCCGTGCTGCTACCTAATGAATATTTTGGAAAATAAGTCACTAAGCGTGACTTTTTAATACATTCTgtgtgtttgaaaaaaaaaaaatcaaaccctttcttgtttttttgcaaGAAACAAAAATAGTGAACAGGCAGCATTTTGTAGGATTATAGAATGATTGAATGATAGAATAAACAAAGATTAGTTGGTTATGAGATGGTTTAATAGACAAATATACCATTGGGAAAACcagttatatatttttaaacaacAAAAGCAATCAAAGCAGAAAGAAAATCAAACTGTATAATTAAATAAAACGAGATGATCCATGATTTGAACATTAACTTTGCAGTTTTCAGTAAGTCGTAACTCCTCCTTCGGTATCtccttattgtaccgacagcgatacatTATTTCACTTTCTTATGAAAAAATTTACTTATTGTGAGACGCTTTGAAAAAAAGCGTCGGCTAAATGacctaatgtaaatgtaatacaaCAAGCGCTCGATTGCATGTCTTGGCTGCTAGAACACAAACTGATCCAAAGTCTCTTGACGGGGATTCCAACAATTGTACAGCTCCTGCAGAGCCCTAACATCCTCTAATGCATCATGGGCATTGTAGTGTCTAGGCAGGAAGTAGTCCGACAGATTCACAAGTGAATGGCTGTCAAACCCTGGATGGAGCGCCCTACTGAGCGGTAAGGTGTCCAAGAATCTGGAGCCCAGCTGTTGGAACTGCCTGGCGAGGGAACAACCGAGTAGCGCTCTGTCCAGTACTGGTTTGTCAAAGCGTCTGGCGTTGTGTGCGGCCAGCAGCACGGGCTGCTCTAAGGACCGCAGGAAGTCAAGGAAGGAGGTCAGTGCCTCAGTCAAAGTGGCGGTGGGCATGGCTGTACCGCGCAGCAGGAGGGCGCCATCGCTGACGCTAAAGCCATTGACCGCCGTGGCCCCTCTGTCGATGGCGACTTGGGGCATCATGTAAATGTTGAAAGTGTGAACTCCGCTAATGGCCGCCAGCTGGATGATATCACACTGCCAGGTGTCTGAAAGGGGaggggtgtgagtgagtgagcgagtgagtgagcaaGCGAGTGTGCATTAAATAAGTTGAAACACATAAAAAGCtctaaaatgaaaaagaaagcaGTTGGCTGTGAAATGTGGAGCTCTCGTATGCATATTGAAAAGTATGCAGTGATACCAGAGGGGCATGTGAGAGGGGCATGCCAGGACATGTGATATCACAATAGGAGACGTATTGACATGGAGGCCTACAGCCAAGTTgttgatataggcctactatgcaATTAACAAATCGATCTGAGCGGGCCATGGCCTGATTAAACTATTGAAAGATAAGGGATGAAGCTGTAGAGGTGTCCGTGTGCAATTGGCCTACCTAATCCCGTGGTCTCCACGTCAAGGAAGACCAAAGTTCTACCAAGAGACGCCTGCAAAGGGCGAGAAAGAGGCCATCGCAGGTCGTTATGACTTCTGGGTGGTGTGTGAACGTAACCGATAGACGTTATTACATTGTACCTAATAACAATTAGACAGTGTAATCTAAATTATATAGGAAAATAATCGGCAATGTTAgttcaacgttaaaaaaaatCGGTAAAAAACTGATATAAAATTACACTTAAACTGTTACAATATAAATACGATTAACTATGTTCGTGTGTAAAATATAGGTTTATAGCCTACATTAGCCTACCATGGACTGCATATCGGAAATGGGCAGGAACTTCCTGATGAGATAGAAAACTCCGTAAATGAGTTGACTTTCGTTTTTGTTAAACAGTTGCACATTAGACGGCAGCCGTAACATAGAAAACAAAAGAATCTCATCGCAGCAAGTAGGGGTGCGACATGTGCTGCAGCACCGCCTGGTGCCAAAGCTTTAAAactgcaatgacaataaaatgaTAGCTTATAAATATCTCTGGTAGTTTTTTTTGTTCCACGACATTTTTTAATGTCGTgtttgcagtgttttgtttgttatttgttatttttttgttattttttattaatttatcttcaaTCTGTATTGGCGGTCTTCGATTCAAGGaaacaggatttatttttaataagaaTACAGAAAAGTTaggaaaaaaaagtgttgttGACATCATTGTACACTGAATAAAGTGAAATCATGAAATCAATCGAACgcgtttgttgttttttattggtcaattaaaacatagggggtaacactgtcgtttttatcaaatgaaacatgaggggtgacactcgttttttattggtcgtcatgaaaaaaaacataaggggtaacactgttgttttttatcaattaaaacatagggggtaacactgccttttttattaaattaaacatgaggggtgacactgtcgttttttattggtcgtcatgaaaaaaaacataaggggtaacactgtttttcattggtcgtcatgacaaaaaacataaggggtaacactgttgtttttcattggtcgtcatgaaaaaaaacataaggggtaacactgttgtttttcattggtcgtcatgaaaaaaaacataaggggtgacactgttgtttttcattggttgtcatgaaaaaaaacataaggggtaacactgttgtttttcattggtcgtcatgaaaaaaaacataaggggtaacactgttgttttttattggtcgtcatgaaaaaaaacataaggggtaacactgttgtttttcattggtcgtcatgaaaaaaaacataaggggtgacactgttgtttttcattggtcgtcatgaaaaaaaacataaggggtaacactgtcgatatttatcaattaaaacatagggggtaacactgtcgtttttatcaaatgaaacatgaggggtgacactgtcgttttttattggtcgtcatggaaaaaacataaggggtaacactgttgttttttattggtcggcatgaaaaaaaatataaggggtaacactgtcgatatttatcaattaaaacatagggggtaacactgtcgtttttatcaaattaaacatgaggggtggcactgtcgttttttattggtcgtcatggaaaaaacataaggggtaacactgttgttttttattggtcgtcatgaaaaaaaacataagggctaacactgttgttttttattggtcgtcatgattaaaaacataaggggtaacactgttgttttttattggttgtcatgaaaaaaaacataaggggtaacactgttgttttttattggtcgtcatgaaaaaaaacataaggggtaacactgttgtttttcattggtcgtcatgaaaaaaacataaggggtaacactgttgttttttattggtcgtcatgaaaaaaaacataaggggtaacactgttgtttttcattggtcgtcatgaaaaaaaacataaggggtaacactgttgttttttattggtcgtcatgaaaaaaaacataaggggtaacactgttgtttttcattggtcatgaaaaaaaacataaggggtaacactgttgtttttcattggtcgtcatgaaaaaaaacataaggggtaacactgttgttttttattggtcgtcatgaaaaaaacataaggggtaacactgttgtttttcattggtcgtcatgaaaaaataaataaggggtaacactgtcgatatttatcaattaaaacatagggggtaacactgtcgtttttatcaaatgaaacatgaggggtgacactgtcgttttttattggtcgtcatggaaaaaacataaggggtaacactgttgttttttattggtcgtcatgaataaaaacataaggggtaacacttgttttttattggtagtcatgaaaaaaaacataaggggtaacactgttgtttttcattggtcgtcatgaaaaaaaacataaggggtaacactgttgtttttcattggtcgtcatgaaaaaaaacataaggggtatcactgttgttttttattggtcgtcatgaaaaaaaacataaggggtaacactgttgtttttcattggtcgtcatgaataaaaacataaggggcaacactgttgttttttattggtcgtcatgaaaaaaaacataaggggtaacactgtcgttttttattggtcgtcatgaaaaaaaatataatgggtaacactgtcgatatttatccattaatacatagggggtaacacattcgtttttatcaaatgaaacatgaggggtaacactgtcgttttttattggacgtcatggaaaaaacataaggggtaacactgttgttttttattggtcgtcatgaatataAACAAAAgggataacacttgttttttattggtcgtcatgaaaaaaaacataaggggtaacactgttgtttttcattggtcgtcatgaaaaaaaacataaggggtaacactgttgttttttattggtcgtcatgaaaaaaaacataaggggtaacactgttgttttttattggtcgtcatgaaaaaaaatataaggggtaacactggcgatatttatcaattaaaacagggggtaacactgtcgtttttatcaaatgaaacatgaggggtgacactgttgttttttattggtcgtcatgaaaaaaaacataaggggtaacactgttgttttttattggtcgtcatgaaaaaaaacataaggggtaacactgttgtttttcattggtcgtcatgaaaaaaaacataaggggtaacactgttgttttttattggtcgtcatgaaaaaaaatataaggggaaacaccatcgatatttatccattaatacatagggggtaacactgtcgtttttatcaaatgaaacatgaggggtgacactgtcgttttttattggtcgtcatggaaaaaacataaggggtaacactgttgttttttattggttgtcatgaaaaaaaacataaggggcaacacttgttttttatcggtcgtcatgaaaaaaaacataaggggtaacactgttgttttttattggttgtcatgaaaaaaaacataaggggtaacactgtcgttttttattggtcgtcatgaataaaaacataaggggtaacacttgttttttattggtcgtcatgaaaaaaaacataaggggtaacactgttgttttttattggttgtcatgaaaaaaaacataaggggtaacactgttgttttttattggtcgtcatgaatataaacataaggggtaacacttgttttttattggtcgtcatgaaaaaaaacataaggggtaacactgttgtttttcattggtcgtcatgaaaaaaaacataaggggtaacactgtcgttttttattggtcgtcatgaaaaaatatataaggggaaacactgtcgatatttatccattaatacatagggggtaacactgtcgtttttatcaattgaaacatgaggggtgacactgtcgttttttattggtcgtcatgaaaaaaaacataaggggtaacactgtcgttttttattggtcgtcatgaataaaaacataaggggtaacacttgtttttcattggtcgtcatgaaaaaaaacataaggggtaacactgttgtttttcattggtcgtcatgaaaaaaaacataaggggtatcactgttgttttttattggtcgtcatgaaaaaaaacataaggggtaacactgttgtttttcattggtcgtcatgaataaaaacataaggggcaacactgttgttttttattggtcgtcatgaaaaaaaacataatgggtaacactgtcgatatttatccattaatacatagggggtaacactgtcgtttttatcaaatgaaacatgaggggtaacactgtcgttttttattggtcgtcatggaaaaaacataaggggtaacactgttgttttttattggttgtcatgaaaaaaaacataaggggtaacactgttgttttttattggtcgtcatgtatataaacataaggggtaacacttgttttttattggtcgtcatgaaaaaaaacataaggggtaacactgttgtttttcattggtcgtcatgaaaaaaaacataaggggtaacactgttgttttttattggtcgtcatgaaaaaaaacataaggggtaacactgttgttttttattggtcgtcatgaaaaaaaatataaggggtaacactggcgatatttatcaattaaaacagggggtaacactgtcgtttttatcaaacgaaacatgaggggtgacactgttgttttttattggtcgtcatgaaaaaaaacataaggggtaacactgttgttttttattggtcgtcatgaaaaaaaacataaggggtaacaatgttgt includes:
- the LOC132464248 gene encoding DNA polymerase III PolC-type-like, which codes for MLRLPSNVQLFNKNESQLIYGVFYLIRKFLPISDMQSMASLGRTLVFLDVETTGLDTWQCDIIQLAAISGVHTFNIYMMPQVAIDRGATAVNGFSVSDGALLLRGTAMPTATLTEALTSFLDFLRSLEQPVLLAAHNARRFDKPVLDRALLGCSLARQFQQLGSRFLDTLPLSRALHPGFDSHSLVNLSDYFLPRHYNAHDALEDVRALQELYNCWNPRQETLDQFVF